TATATAAACtgatgtttgagaaccactattccAGAAAATGTGCATGATTTTAAGCCAGCTGATTTATATTCATTATCATAAAGTCTGAGAAAGTAATTATGTTCAAACAATATTTACCATTTCATCTGATAGAGTAGAATGTAAGAATTGCCAATacattcctattttttaaaaacccagttaCTTAATTTAGATTTTTCTAAAGAACTCTGAGTGCATTCATAATGAtaacacaaataatttttataaagtgttCAGTAGTGAAGGAAAATTGTTCTACAGAATATTTTATCAAGGCAACATCAAAGTTTCTGACCAGGCCCAATACTGaagtaatgttattttaaattgagGGACTCATGGattttgaagtttttcttttctatcctttGCTTTACAGGAACAGCCAGCTGAAAACTCTCCTGGCCATTGGAGGCTGGAATTTTGGAACTGCCCCGTTAGTCTTCTATGAGAGAGCCTGGTATTCATTTGTTATGGAAAACAAGTTAGCCCAATGTGACCTATGTCCCTTCAGATTTCACTACTTAAGACAGGATATTAAGGATATACATTAAACAAATATGCTACTTAAATAAATTACTACACCAGAATCTCAGTATTAATTAGAACACCATTTATTTTGTACGTTTACATTTAGATGCATATTCTGGGATTACATTCACAGAAGCTTAGTTACTGAGATTTCAAAACAACCTCTTCTCAAAGTATTTCAGAAGTACAACCTCTGAGGAGAGTGTTATAGCACTTCTGTCTATTTACCTTctgggagaagggaagagaaagtcaTGCAAATAAACAAGAAgaccgggtttccctggtggcatagtggttgagaatccgcctgctgatgcaggggacacgggttcgtgccctgatccgggaagatcccacatgccgcggagcggctgggcgcgtgagccatagccgctgagcctgtgagtccggagcctgtgctccgctacgggagaggccacaacagtgagaggcccgcgtaccacaaagtaaataaataataaaataaaataaacaagaagacCTTTTTGAGGGTATACGAACATCAGGGACTATTTGGAAAGACAACAGAGTGAGCCAAGGTAGCCAGGTGTTCAAAGCAACAGGTACAATTTGGGAGAAAGATCAGAGTTGGGTGgataacaaaacaaagagaacaCTGAGGTACCATGGCTAACAGAGTAGTGATTACAAAGTAAGCACAGGAGAAAGCCAGGAACATAGTTTTATCTGGGATATGGATATTGAAAAGCTCTGAGGCAGAAATATAGGAGTTTGACTTCACTACAAGGCGTTGGGACTACCAAGGCCTCAACCTGCCTTCTTTGGACCTCCTTCAGTTTCACTGCCATGGTTTCCACTGCAGAGAATCACAAGACTCTCATTTCTTCAGTCATCAAATTCCTGCGTCAGTATGGATTTGATGGGCTGGACTTAGATTGGGAGTACCCTGGCTCTCGCGGAAGCCCTTCTCAGGACAAGCATCTCTTCACTGTCCTGGTGCAGGTGAGGAGGGAGGTGGCAGTGTTTAGCCCAAGAAAATTCAAAGATCTTTTCAAGGAGAACCTGGTGGTTCCAGAGTGAAACTAAACTGGAGTTTAGAATTTTGGAAACTTTATATTGCAAAGATTCTTAGATATCATGCCTACATTCAACagcatttaataataataataacattattatgtgtgctatgtgtcaggcaccattTGACAAGCTGTTTTTAAATCataactcatttcatcttcatatCTACTCTATGATATAGGTACTATAAATAGcataatctttattttacagatgaggaagttataTATAGTgggtttaagtaacttgcctaatatCACACAACTAATAGGTGTCATAACTACCCAAGTAGTCTGACTACAGAGCCCATTGCTTCTAACCTTTATACTAGACTGCCTGTTATCATTGAGCACTTACACCTTCCCAGCCACTGCATTAAGTGTCAGgctaaaaataagaataagacaCAACCCTTGGCTTTAAGGAATACACAATCATAGGTGGAAGCCTGAAAAATAACCAACAATTACAGTACACTTAGGTAAATGTCATGATAGAGGTATTCAGAGTACAAAAGCAGCACAGAGAGAAGGTATCTAATTCTGCTCTGGGGCAGAATCAAGAAGAGCTTAGTCTTGAAAGTGGTGTTAACCAATTAAGTGATGATGGGATTGCACAAATGAGGACATGTAGATGTGTGTGAGCAGGTATGTGAGTAATGGATTATGAGGCTGCACCAGAGACAAGTATCAGATCATGTAGGATTTGTATATTATGTTAAGTAATTTGGACATTACATTCAAGGCAACTTTGAAGGATTTTCAAGTAATGGAAAGATATGACAAAGCTCATGTTTTAGAAGGATCACTCTAGCTTTAACCGTGGAGGATGAATTACAAGAAGATAAGGAGGCAGGGATAGAGTTAGGAGGCTCTTGCAATAAATCGAGCAAGAGATGCTGAGGTTCTGAACGAAGGCCCTAACAGtgagaacagaaaaaggaagtaTATAAGAGATATTAGGAGGGTAGAATCAATAGGATTTGGAGACCAATTTGAAGTGGAAAAAGAGAGAACTTCCAGTTTTCTGACCTTGAGAACTAGTTTGACTGTGGTCCTGTTAAATAAGATGGTAAATACAGGAAAAAGGGTAGATTTGGAGCAAGAAAAAGGACTCATTAATTTGTCTTTGAACATGCTGAGTGAGAGGAATCTGTAGGACCTCTTATAGTTTTGCCCAATAGACACTGGATGAATAGATATTGGATGAATGCCAAGCTGGAGTTCAGAACAAAGGACTTGATTTGACATACTGTATTGACTTCATCAGCAAAGGTAAATAATTAAGAGATCACCAAGGAAAAATGAATGGGGTGAGAAAAGCCAAGGATGGCTTTTAGATTTACTCTCCCCCAAGACAGGGTTTTTTCCTATACCATCTGGTATACCAGATTGTCAGGCAGCCTCCAATAGTTTCAATATTAAGTAACTCACTGGTTGAAAAATAAGCCTACTTACTTGTTGAACAGCTCTAGAGATCAAAAAGAACATCTGCATTCTTAGTCAATACATGCGTCCAGTCATAACTAATAACTTCCAATTAGTGGTTCTAGCTCTGCCCACTGAAGTAACATAGAATAAAGCTGCACCTTTTGCAATATATTAGTTCAATATTTGAAGACAACTATATCTTGCCTATAATTTTTCTCCTTCGAGTTAAATAACCTAGTTCCTTTAACAAGTACCCATACAACAATTTTCAGACCCACTCTTCACTGGAACACACTCTGGTACACCCTAATAATGCAGTTATAAAAACTGAATCCAGTGCTCCAGGTAAGATTAGAGTCACAAAATAATGGTGGATTAACCTCTAGCATTGATAGGGAACCTATCACCTGGCTGTTACCACTTTCCTCACTGGCCAATTCAGCATTTCATTTGATGGGATGTCAGTCCTATAAAGTAGCTCATTTACTGGACAAAGGGAAGCAAATCTCTATATTGCTAAAAGCTGGATATAGGTTACTGTAGCAAGTATAACTTCAAAGTGTAGTGATATAAGTAGAGCTCTGACTGGTCATCCGGGACTTGGGTTTTGGTCATGACATGGATACTAACTTGCTGTGAGACTTTGGTGAAATCGTCTAACTTCTATGCATATTAGCTATACAATGAATACCATCAATTCTGTCTACTTTATAGGGATATTGAGAAACTAAAGATGAAATATgtgaaagcattttgaaaaagaaaagcattatacaaacatatttattaatatttaaggaGCTGAAATCAGTTTCATAGATGCCCTATTATACTTGATTATTTTATAGGAAATGCGTGAAGCTTTTGAGCAGGAGGTCATCCAAACCAAGAAGCCCAGGCTGCTGGTCACTGCTGCAGTAGCTGCTGGCATCTCCAACATCCAGTCTGGCTATGAGATTCCTCAGCTGTCCCAGTGAGTGACTCACCTTATCCTCAAACTCCTATAGGTATCAGTTTTGCAAAGTAGACTTGTCCTTAGTCTGTCTTGCCACTCAGGGACTTTGTTTAAGAGGCATTGGAAGTGGTATCTGTGCAGACTTTTGTCTGCACAGATGTGGTGTGGGAAATAACAATTGGAAATGCTTTTAAATGCTTTATCCCACCTCAGGTACCTAGACTACATCCATGTCATGACTTATGACCTCCATGGCACCTGGGAGGGCTACACTAGAGAGAACAGCCTCCTCTACAAATACCCAACTGACACTGGCAACAATGCTAACCTCAATGTGGTGAGTACCCACACAGATGCAGGTTCAGACCAGAGATGTTGTAAATCACATGGAGATTCAGagacaaaacaaatataaattctgCAAAAGTCTCATTTGGACAACTCTCTTCTTAAGTGGCTGATCATATTTCATTAACTATAACCTCaccaaaatgtttcaaaaattacCAACTAATCTATCTGTTATTAGCATTATTCAATTTTACCTGTTAAGTCAGTGGACTAGCCTAACTAAGCAATGGGTCATCAGCTGGGTGGGCCTCTAACTCAGCTGCTACATTTTCAGGATTTTGCCATGAACTACTGGAAGAACAATGGGGCCCCAGCTGAGAAGCTCATCGTTGGATTCCCTGCCTATGGACACAACTACATCCTAAGCAACCCTTCCAACAATGGCATTGGGGCCCCCACTTCTGGTGCTGGTCCTGCTGGGCCCTACACTGGGCAGGCTGGGTTCCTGGCCTACTGTGAGGTAGGTAGCCTGGGCTTTACAGTTGAAAGTCTGTGAATTTCATGCCCTGTGCTGCACAGTAGCCTTAGGGCTAAAATCTGTGTAAAGCATGAATGTTCATTTTGTCCACTACTTACCTACTGTAACACAGATAGTACTCCAAATGCTTCAGGTGTTTAAGTAACCTATTCATTTACCTAATCCAGTATGAAGAACATTTGTAGTGTGCAATGTCCCTTCAAACAACAGACTACATACTTAAGGTCATTTATATTTGCACTTAAGGGAATTAAATAACTGTATCTCCCATACTAACGTGGGTTCTCAAAATCAAGCACTAAGAATAGGGATAAAATCTGagtatttcaaaaacaatttgaTCTTATTTACTGCAAATAAAAACCCATAATTAGAAATCTGAGGAAAACCCCTCATTGGAggcatgacagaaaaaaaaaaatcaaagaggaaattgtatgttttctctttcttgggaGTCATACTTAAAGGATTTGGATCTCTTGACTTTTTAAAGATCTGCACCTTCCTGAAAGATGGAGTCACTCAGGCATGGGACGCTCCTCAGTACGTGCCCTACACCTATAAGGGCAATGAGTGGGTTGGCTATGACAACGTCAAGAGCTTTCATATCAAGGTAAGGTCAGCCCCTCCAATGTGCTGTGAGCTCAGCCCTGAGTCCCCCCAAATAAAATGACTCCTGGTGTCCTCTATCCTTaaacaggctgggtggcttaagcagAACAACTTTGGAGGTGCCATGGTCTGGGCCATTGACCTGGATGACTTCACAGGCACATTCTGTAACCAGGGCAAGTTCCCCCTGATCAACACCTTGAAAGACGTTCTTGGCCTGAAGAGTGCAAGTGAGTGACAGCAGGGGGGTGCCCATGCTGTATAAATGCTCCTTTTCCAACTCAGAAGGCAGCCTAACATCTTCCCCCTTTGCCCCAGGAGTCTCTTCCCATTTTACCTCACTGTTCTTGCCTGCCTGAGAGAGAAGTGCTATATTCTTTCCTTATCCTTGAATGTCCACATCAGGAATTTTATGTTCTTATGAGAAACCAGGTCTACTGGGTGGGTTTTCCAGGTTTTCTACTAATTCTTAAAGGTGTGGAAAAGCCTCAAGAAATTAAGCTGACCTTCaatataagcatttatttttctatgaatCCCTTATTAAAAGTCTCCTTCAGTCTGCCTGGGGAGATTGAACAAAAAACCCTAAGCAGTACTGACATATTTCTAATCTATAACTCAGGGAAAGTACCAGTTCCCTAAATTTTGTCCAGATTTTCTCTTACAGCTTATTTGCTTACCACTTATACCCAGATCCTAGAAAAGCATTTCGCATATACTGGGCgctcagtaaaatttttaaaacatgattttaacATCATAagagataacttttaaaatgtaatactgGGCTGGCTTGAAATTATAGCTGTTCCTAATTCCTAAGATGGAATTATCTTGTGAGCTCCTCAGTTACAGGGACCCAGAGCAAACTGCACTCCACCTCCAGACATCACCCCAGGTCTGCTAGTTCTTCACCTCTAGGTGAATCTGAGAGCTTCTGCCAGGTCCACTAGTCTTCATGCTGTTTCAGGTTGCACCACCTCCACTCAGTCCAGTGAGCCCACCAGGAGTACCGGAAGTGGGAGTGGAAGTGGAAGTGGGAGTAGCAGCTCTGGAGGCAGCTCTGTGGGTAGCGGATACTATGCCGGCAAAGCCAATGGTCTCTACCCTGTGGCAAATAACAGAAGTGCCTTCGTGAACTGTTCAAATGGAATCACATACGAGCAGTATTGCCAGGCTGGGCTTGTCTTTGACATCAGCTGTCAGTGCTGCAAGCTGGCATAAACCTGACCTGTGTCTCCATTCCCTAGTGTGCTGAACAGTCTCCTTTGCTTAGCACACCTTGCTCCTACCTAGGGTTCTGCAATAAAATCCATCAGTCAAAACATGAGTGTCCTTGATTTTAAGTGATTTGGGTTGAGGCCTTTCTAGATGTGAAAATACAGGTTGTGCATGGGGGTGGAGTGGCAGAAGAGAGTGTGTGAGGAAGTGATGACACCAACAAACCCACAAGCCTTCTACTGGCTTAGGTTGATCTGCATGAAGGTTGGATGCTGTCAGGAGGAAACGTCTGAATGTTTGGTGTTGGCATGGGATGAGGACATGAAGAAGATAGGTCTGCATCTTGGTGACTGTTCTCGGTAGAGAACCAAAGTGATTCTGGGAGACTCGGGGGCACAGGCCAGTTTGGCTTGCTCAAGGAACCGAAGACCAGGACATTCTCTCCATGTCTGCTGAGGTCCCAGAGCTGGTCCAGCTCCCCTGAATTGGCAGCATTGGGAAGGTCTTTGCAGTGGGCTCCTTTGGGGATGTCTGCCTTTCTCAGGAGTGAAAGCAGAGGTCCTTTCCTTGAAACCATAGCTGTGGTCACTAGCAGCTGTGGTTTTCATGTATTAGCTCCTCCTCTGGCTTCGCTGATTGACTGGAGTAGACATCAGAATCAAGAGGGCTTATCAGATTATCACCCCTTGGAATCTGCAACAGAGAACAAGGAATGGCTAACAGTCCCTGAGACTGGCTTTGCCTATAATATGTAAGCTCAGGATCTGTAGTGAGAAACTGAGGAGAAGGGAAAGTTGCCCTGGATGCAGAGCAAGAAGACTAAAGGGGAGCAATGGAGAAAAGCCACGATGAAAGATGCAGAGAGAACGTTTATCAATAGCTTTCCAACTCTTCATTCTAGCTCCTTCCTGAGGCCCAGATGCATTTCTGCCTTTGGGTTCTGTGAAACACCCCTATAACTATGTAATAAACTCCTCTTTGTTACATAAGCTGGTTtaagtttgtttcttttatttgcaACTGAAAGAATCCTTAGTAATAAGAATATAATGACTCCTATTTTCTGGTACGCTTACTGTATGTCAAACTCcattttaagtgttttacatgtattttgttatttaattctcTCAGCAACTTTGTGAGGAAGATAACATTAACCCAAAGAACCGAATAACCTACCTAACATCTCACAGCTAATAAGTTGCAGAGCTAGATCCAAAAGAGTTCACAGTCCTAACTTCTATGTTTTACTGCCTCCTTTGGCACAGATCTCAGTGTTCTCATGGTAGATGGCAGCACTGGTGGTAATGATGAGGCACATGCAGCTTTCTGGGTAATGACTATTCATTCATGAGCCCACAACATTTCTTGattatttattatgtgccagataatGTTCTGGGTACTAAAGACATAGTGGTGAATAACATAAAGAGTTCACCCCTGTGGGGATTATATTTTGCTGATGGGAGTGTTAAGCAATAAATTagcaaaaacaagaaagaaatgaggaaagtgaatcagtgatagaAAGTGACCAAGGGAGCAGCTTATTTTAGTTTGAGCATTCCAGGAAGGTGTCTCTGGAGAGATCCCATATGAGATGAGCCTTGATATTAGAGAGAACCAGTCATTCTGAGATCTGGGAAGAGTGCAGAGGTACAGCAAGTACAAAGTCCTTGAGGTAGAATGAACTTGGCATGTTAGGAAAAAGAAGATCGGAGTGACGTCAATATCATGGTAGTATGAGACAGTCTGTTGGTCTCTCCTCTTCAATCTACAATGAGTAAAACGTTCATAACTCAACAAACGTTCCTCTGGTCTAACACACTAGGATTCTGGAGAGATCCACACATCTGTACATCTGAAGATAAGTAGACTGGAACAAATAGAGGAGGTGGAATTGGGAGAACAGCAGAGGTGGTACTTGCAATCCAGACTCCATGGTCACGACAGTACTGAGCCAACAGTTCCAGAGGACCCAGTAGTAATAGGGGAGGCAGCACACACAAATTAGGCCTCCAGACTGCAGCAGTACCCCAGACACAGGGAACCAGGCATTAGCAGTGGCAAGGCCCATGACCTCAGTCCCTCCAGTTCTGGTGGTGCCTGGACTCTGGCACTCCTGCATCTGACAATCCCAGATGCATCAAAGGCACCCACgacccccttcccaccccaccctccctctgCCCTTGCTGTGGCAATGTTGC
This genomic stretch from Kogia breviceps isolate mKogBre1 chromosome 1, mKogBre1 haplotype 1, whole genome shotgun sequence harbors:
- the LOC131767057 gene encoding acidic mammalian chitinase-like is translated as MAKLILTGLALLLNAQLGSAYQLICYFTNWSQYQPGLGSFKPDNIDPCLCTHLIYAFAGMRNNEITTIEWNDVTLYQSFNSLINKNSQLKTLLAIGGWNFGTAPFTAMVSTAENHKTLISSVIKFLRQYGFDGLDLDWEYPGSRGSPSQDKHLFTVLVQEMREAFEQEVIQTKKPRLLVTAAVAAGISNIQSGYEIPQLSQYLDYIHVMTYDLHGTWEGYTRENSLLYKYPTDTGNNANLNVDFAMNYWKNNGAPAEKLIVGFPAYGHNYILSNPSNNGIGAPTSGAGPAGPYTGQAGFLAYCEICTFLKDGVTQAWDAPQYVPYTYKGNEWVGYDNVKSFHIKAGWLKQNNFGGAMVWAIDLDDFTGTFCNQGKFPLINTLKDVLGLKSASCTTSTQSSEPTRSTGSGSGSGSGSSSSGGSSVGSGYYAGKANGLYPVANNRSAFVNCSNGITYEQYCQAGLVFDISCQCCKLA